Within Actinoplanes sp. L3-i22, the genomic segment CCGTGTAACCGAGACCGAAGTCGGTGACGGCCTCTCGGAACTGCTTGACTCCTTCTGCGGACTCCAACGCGCGATGCATCGCTGTGGGTTCGCCGATTGCCGTGATCTTGAAGGGCGGGGAGAAAACCTGGCCGTGAAGGAGCAGCGTGTTGCCGACACAGCGTACCGCGCTGGTGCTGATCACACGCACATCCATGATCGTCATGGCCTCGGCTCCGCCGGCCCACATCGCGTTCACCACAGCCTGGACATCGCCCTGGTGAACGACCAGATCGTCGTTGTCCGGAGCGTTGTCGCCGAAGTCCGATCCGCGCCGGGGTGAGTCGTTCAGGGCGACCGTCAGGCCGGGGCCGTGCAGGGCGGTGAACCCCGCCGGTTCACGAATGGCGTCGGCTTGCTCACGTGCGGTCGCCACCGGGGTGTCGACCTCGGCGAGCCGGGCCGCCTCCTGGTCGACCTGAGCACGCAGCGCCGATTCGCGCTTTTCGATGTCGGCGAGGCGTTCACGTTTGTCGGCGA encodes:
- a CDS encoding DUF881 domain-containing protein, translating into MAFQSERGASWRLALRRAAGGLRPRHDGSRTIWSVGVPLIALAAGLLFTTSATTADGTALRDDRRPQLAQLIADKRERLADIEKRESALRAQVDQEAARLAEVDTPVATAREQADAIREPAGFTALHGPGLTVALNDSPRRGSDFGDNAPDNDDLVVHQGDVQAVVNAMWAGGAEAMTIMDVRVISTSAVRCVGNTLLLHGQVFSPPFKITAIGEPTAMHRALESAEGVKQFREAVTDFGLGYTEKMEKDVTVRAYDGSTDLRSAQAAQ